The Tigriopus californicus strain San Diego chromosome 5, Tcal_SD_v2.1, whole genome shotgun sequence genome includes a region encoding these proteins:
- the LOC131880776 gene encoding uncharacterized protein LOC131880776, with translation MVEACSECAYFRPSNPPEPLIQMDHPSRPFEMVSADFFSYGGHEYLVYTCRFSGFPFIQRFHAPPTASTLIRELRWLFSVMGVPNVFRSDNATVFSSSVCQDFFRLWGVQWRPSSPHHPQSNGHAEANVKSLKYLLAKCGWEWRSDQFQTGLLELRNTPRSDGLSPAQRVFGRPLRSKLPIHWRGQCWRAFCSDFQARSENADSLRWRDEGVRKAYFDRTSRVRQRLPVGECVLVQDPVTRRWDKHAIVVDNRSPRRYGLRFPSGRCLERNIRFLRRAPPGLTQHLFGAFTLVDSDDVNDANDANDADNTPAKMNGQETSNQVTRRGQRDRQPPKRFQSS, from the coding sequence ATGGTAGAGGCTTGTTCGGAATGTGCTTATTTTCGGCCATCCAATCCGCCGGAGCCCCTGATTCAAATGGATCACCCGTCCCGACCATTTGAAATGGTATCAGccgatttcttttcttatggAGGCCATGAGTATTTGGTTTATACCTGTCGATTCTCTGGCTTTCCCTTCATCCAGCGCTTTCATGCGCCGCCTACGGCTTCCACTTTAATCCGAGAACTTCGTTGGCTGTTCTCGGTAATGGGCGTGCCCAACGTGTTCCGGTCCGATAACGCGACGGTGTTCAGTTCATCTGTTTGTCAGGACTTTTTCAGACTGTGGGGCGTGCAATGGCGGCCGTCTTCACCGCACCACCCTCAATCCAATGGCCATGCCGAGGCCAACGTCAAAAGCCTCAAATATCTGTTGGCCAAGTGCGGATGGGAGTGGAGGTCGGACCAATTCCAGACGGGTCTTTTGGAGCTGCGGAACACGCCTCGATCGGACGGGTTATCACCCGCCCAACGTGTCTTTGGTCGACCTCTCCGCTCCAAACTTCCCATTCATTGGCGTGGACAGTGTTGGCGTGCCTTTTGCTCTGATTTCCAGGCCCGGTCTGAAAACGCCGATAGCCTGCGCTGGCGAGATGAGGGAGTTCGTAAGGCCTACTTTGATCGAACTAGCCGAGTGCGTCAGAGATTGCCCGTGGGTGAGTGCGTGTTAGTTCAGGATCCCGTGACCCGCCGTTGGGACAAGCATGCCATCGTGGTGGACAATCGGTCCCCGCGACGCTATGGTCTCCGATTCCCTTCGGGCCGATGTCTTGAAAGAAACATTCGCTTTCTGCGTCGAGCCCCGCCGGGTTTAACCCAGCATCTGTTCGGCGCTTTCACATTGGTGGACTCCGATGACGTCAATGATGCCAATGACGCCAATGACGCCGACAACACTCCAGCCAAGATGAATGGGCAAGAAACGTCGAATCAAGTGACAAGACGTGGACAGCGTGACCGACAGCCACCGAAACGTTTCCAATcttcatga